In the genome of Hymenobacter cellulosivorans, one region contains:
- the rfbC gene encoding dTDP-4-dehydrorhamnose 3,5-epimerase, whose translation MIFTETELSGAFIIDVDRLSDERGFFARSWCEDEFAAHGILMPPLQANVSSNPRKGTLRGMHFQLPPHEETKLVRCTQGAIYDVIVDLREESPTYGQWLGVELTASSFRMLFVPGRFAHGFLTLTDNTDVCYQVSAKYAPGAERGLRWNDPAINIQWPFEPKLVSEKDSRHPDFQLLVPEIQTEARLVE comes from the coding sequence ATGATTTTCACGGAAACCGAACTATCTGGCGCTTTTATCATTGACGTCGACCGGCTATCGGATGAACGCGGCTTTTTTGCCCGTTCCTGGTGCGAAGACGAGTTTGCCGCCCACGGCATTCTCATGCCCCCATTGCAGGCCAACGTGTCGTCGAACCCGCGAAAAGGCACTCTGCGCGGCATGCACTTCCAGCTGCCGCCCCACGAGGAAACCAAGCTGGTACGCTGCACCCAGGGCGCCATCTACGACGTCATCGTGGATTTACGGGAAGAGTCGCCGACGTATGGGCAGTGGCTGGGCGTGGAGCTGACGGCTTCCAGCTTCCGGATGCTGTTCGTGCCGGGCCGCTTTGCCCATGGCTTCCTAACGCTCACCGACAATACCGACGTGTGCTATCAGGTGTCGGCCAAGTACGCCCCAGGGGCCGAGCGGGGCCTGCGCTGGAACGACCCGGCCATCAACATTCAGTGGCCTTTCGAGCCCAAGCTGGTGTCGGAGAAGGACAGCAGGCACCCGGATTTCCAGCTGCTGGTGCCCGAAATTCAAACCGAAGCCCGACTGGTAGAATAG
- the rfbF gene encoding glucose-1-phosphate cytidylyltransferase codes for MKAVILAGGYGTRISEESGVRPKPMVEIGGKPILWHIMKIYSHHGIRDFVVCCGYKGHMIKQYFSDYFLHNADVTFRMDRNEMQIHRSNAEPWTVTLVDTGQETMTGGRLRRVREHLDNETFCLTYGDGVGNVDIQAAIRHHQEQGALATLTAVRQPGRFGVFSLGEESSRISNFMEKPEGGETPWINGGFFVLEPAVFDYIDDDDTVWEKGPLERLAANGALAAYRHTGFWQPMDTLRDRNMLEEMWSTGKAQWKIWGNTTSVPAPDPVLTDIMTSAVAAPAGQRVAAPTLLPNA; via the coding sequence ATGAAAGCAGTAATACTCGCGGGCGGCTATGGCACCCGAATCAGCGAAGAAAGCGGCGTCCGGCCCAAACCCATGGTGGAAATTGGCGGCAAGCCCATTCTGTGGCACATTATGAAGATTTATTCCCACCACGGTATCCGGGACTTCGTAGTGTGCTGCGGCTACAAAGGTCACATGATAAAGCAGTACTTCTCGGATTATTTCCTGCATAATGCCGATGTGACGTTTCGGATGGACCGCAACGAAATGCAGATTCACCGCAGCAACGCCGAGCCCTGGACCGTGACGCTGGTGGATACCGGGCAGGAAACCATGACTGGCGGGCGTTTGCGCCGGGTGCGCGAGCATCTCGACAACGAAACCTTCTGCCTGACCTACGGCGACGGGGTGGGCAACGTAGATATTCAGGCTGCTATCCGCCACCACCAGGAGCAGGGCGCGCTGGCCACGCTCACGGCTGTGCGCCAGCCGGGCCGCTTTGGGGTTTTCTCGCTCGGCGAGGAATCGAGCCGCATTTCCAACTTTATGGAAAAGCCCGAAGGCGGCGAAACGCCCTGGATTAACGGGGGCTTCTTCGTGCTGGAGCCCGCCGTGTTCGACTACATCGATGATGACGACACGGTCTGGGAAAAAGGCCCGTTGGAGCGTCTGGCGGCCAATGGCGCCCTGGCGGCCTACCGTCATACCGGTTTCTGGCAGCCCATGGACACGCTGCGCGACCGGAACATGCTGGAGGAAATGTGGAGCACTGGCAAGGCCCAGTGGAAAATATGGGGCAATACTACCAGCGTACCCGCCCCAGACCCCGTGCTGACCGATATTATGACCTCGGCAGTGGCTGCCCCGGCCGGGCAGCGCGTCGCAGCTCCCACGCTGCTACCCAACGCCTAA
- a CDS encoding WecB/TagA/CpsF family glycosyltransferase yields MLPKRLVLDSWISTGSPADFVTAILALGAARSSAYVCCANVHMVVEAHQYPDFRRILDEAAIVTPDGSPVAAAVGWFHNQPQARIAGMDLLPMLLEEAARRGQSVYFYGTTDEVLAAMVARARRELPNLKIAGTHSPPFRPLTPEEDAAEVAAINAADPDLLFVALGCPRQERWMAAHQGQIRSCMLGVGQAFPVYAGLEPRLPAWARRLWLEWAYRLYLEPKRLWKRYLHTNTKFLLLLGRRTAAYLVRRPTAPLASR; encoded by the coding sequence ATGCTGCCCAAACGCTTAGTGCTGGATTCGTGGATTTCTACCGGCTCTCCGGCTGACTTCGTGACGGCCATCTTGGCGTTGGGAGCGGCCCGGTCGTCGGCTTACGTGTGCTGCGCCAATGTGCACATGGTGGTGGAAGCCCATCAGTATCCCGATTTTCGCCGCATTCTGGATGAAGCTGCCATTGTAACGCCGGATGGTAGTCCAGTAGCGGCGGCGGTTGGCTGGTTTCATAATCAACCCCAAGCTCGCATTGCCGGCATGGATCTGCTGCCCATGTTGTTAGAGGAAGCGGCCCGGCGCGGGCAGTCGGTGTATTTCTACGGCACTACCGACGAAGTGCTGGCCGCCATGGTGGCCCGGGCCCGGCGCGAACTGCCCAACCTGAAAATTGCCGGCACCCACTCGCCGCCGTTTCGGCCGCTCACGCCCGAGGAAGACGCCGCCGAAGTAGCTGCCATCAACGCCGCCGACCCCGATTTGCTGTTTGTGGCGCTGGGTTGCCCGCGGCAGGAGCGCTGGATGGCGGCCCACCAGGGCCAGATTCGCAGCTGCATGCTGGGAGTAGGCCAGGCTTTTCCGGTGTACGCCGGTTTGGAGCCCCGTCTTCCCGCCTGGGCCCGGCGCTTGTGGCTCGAATGGGCCTACCGGCTCTACTTGGAGCCTAAACGGCTATGGAAGCGCTACTTGCACACAAATACCAAGTTCCTGCTTCTATTGGGGCGCCGGACTGCGGCCTACCTGGTTAGGCGGCCCACAGCGCCCCTAGCTAGCAGGTAG
- a CDS encoding exopolysaccharide biosynthesis polyprenyl glycosylphosphotransferase, producing the protein MERYRHYSDASRLVLPVVDVLLIFWAFRLAGRMVWGTWQFTGYSPFCFVIFCLLWWLLSGQFANIYRVDKLITYPEKLLYLMRTFLLHACLVLAVVWVMELNWLSLRFIFAVYSFSVAGVVVARFLMTFCYRAYHQHVARPHTRFIIVGAGESGQELYRFLASHDPVGNQFQGFFADEPVAEGLRPYVRGPLAELKSYCLRTTIDEIYFTLPLDRHELIEDLSQFADDHFLSFRIVPDFRGTVRREVNVYFYDHLPILTIRHQPLGIRTNQVLKRLFDIGFSLGVITLVFPFILPILALLIKLDSPGPVFFKQMRPGKRNHLFPCYKLRTMRADHRQAELQATLGDPRVTRVGKYLRKYNLDELPQFFNVLLGHMSVVGPRPNMVSQLEEYSKHIRTYQMRHAVTPGITGYAQVNGYRGETRAPQAMRKRVEYDLKYMETWTFGLDMKIIGKTVWNMIRGEKNAY; encoded by the coding sequence ATGGAACGATATCGACACTACTCCGACGCGTCGCGCCTGGTTTTGCCCGTGGTAGATGTGCTCCTGATTTTCTGGGCTTTCCGCCTGGCGGGCCGCATGGTCTGGGGAACCTGGCAATTTACCGGCTACTCGCCCTTCTGTTTTGTGATTTTCTGCCTGCTCTGGTGGCTGCTTTCCGGGCAATTTGCCAACATCTACCGGGTCGATAAGCTGATTACCTACCCCGAGAAGCTGCTCTACCTGATGCGCACCTTCCTATTGCACGCCTGCCTTGTGCTAGCCGTGGTGTGGGTCATGGAGCTTAACTGGCTGTCGTTGCGCTTCATCTTTGCCGTCTATAGCTTTTCGGTGGCCGGGGTAGTAGTGGCCAGGTTCCTGATGACGTTCTGTTACCGGGCCTACCACCAGCACGTGGCCCGGCCCCACACCCGCTTTATCATCGTTGGGGCCGGCGAGAGTGGGCAGGAGCTGTACCGCTTTCTGGCCTCCCACGACCCGGTCGGTAATCAGTTTCAGGGTTTCTTCGCCGATGAGCCCGTGGCCGAGGGCCTGCGGCCTTACGTGCGCGGCCCGTTAGCCGAGCTGAAAAGCTACTGTCTGCGCACTACTATCGACGAAATCTACTTCACCCTGCCCCTCGACCGGCACGAACTCATTGAGGACTTGTCGCAGTTTGCCGACGACCATTTCCTCTCGTTCCGCATTGTGCCCGACTTCCGCGGCACCGTGCGCCGCGAAGTCAATGTGTACTTCTACGACCATTTGCCCATTCTCACCATCCGGCACCAGCCCCTGGGCATTCGCACCAATCAGGTACTCAAGCGCCTGTTCGATATCGGCTTTTCCCTGGGCGTTATTACGCTGGTATTTCCTTTTATTCTGCCTATTCTGGCCCTGCTCATCAAGCTCGACTCGCCGGGACCGGTATTCTTCAAGCAAATGCGGCCGGGCAAGCGCAACCACCTGTTTCCCTGCTACAAGCTGCGCACCATGCGCGCCGACCACCGCCAGGCCGAGCTGCAAGCCACCCTGGGCGACCCGCGCGTAACCCGGGTGGGCAAGTACCTGCGCAAATACAACCTGGACGAGTTGCCCCAGTTTTTCAACGTGCTGCTGGGGCATATGTCGGTGGTGGGGCCCCGGCCCAACATGGTGTCGCAGCTGGAAGAATACTCCAAGCACATCCGCACCTACCAGATGCGCCACGCCGTGACGCCCGGCATCACCGGCTATGCCCAGGTGAACGGCTACCGCGGCGAAACCCGCGCCCCCCAGGCCATGCGCAAGCGGGTGGAATATGACCTTAAGTATATGGAAACCTGGACGTTCGGCCTCGATATGAAAATCATCGGCAAAACTGTCTGGAACATGATTCGCGGCGAGAAAAATGCCTACTAG
- a CDS encoding NAD-dependent epimerase/dehydratase family protein — translation MQRILITGNMGYVGPGVVRHLRRVFPKAELIGYDMGYFAHCLTGTGRLPESRLDRQLFGDVRHLPDSLLQEVDAVVHLAAISNDPMGQTYEDVTLEINYRAGIWLARRAKAAGVSSFVFASSCSMYGAGGDGAKTENSALNPLTAYARSKVLSEQELAPLADESFCVTCLRFATACGWSDRLRLDLVVNDFVAGAVATGRISILSDGSPWRPLIHVQDMARAIEWAIGRPADVGGSFLAINAGSEEWNYQVRDLAAAIAAIIPGTEVELNPAAPPDKRSYRVDFSLFRQLAPNHQPQRTLADTITELRDGLLGMGFRDPEFRSSQLMRLRVLTALGETGQLDEGLSWTAEKAPAPVKAAEPAELALS, via the coding sequence ATGCAACGCATCCTAATAACTGGTAATATGGGCTACGTCGGGCCTGGCGTGGTGCGCCACCTGCGGCGTGTATTTCCCAAGGCTGAGCTTATCGGCTACGACATGGGCTACTTTGCCCACTGCCTGACCGGGACCGGGCGTCTGCCCGAATCCCGCCTCGACCGGCAGCTCTTCGGCGACGTGCGCCACCTGCCCGATTCATTGCTGCAGGAAGTCGATGCGGTAGTGCATCTGGCCGCTATTTCCAACGACCCCATGGGGCAGACCTACGAGGATGTGACTCTGGAAATAAACTACCGGGCTGGCATCTGGCTGGCGCGGCGGGCCAAGGCCGCGGGCGTATCGTCCTTCGTGTTTGCCAGCTCCTGTAGCATGTACGGCGCGGGCGGCGACGGGGCCAAAACCGAGAATTCGGCACTGAACCCGCTGACAGCCTACGCCCGCAGCAAGGTGCTGAGCGAGCAGGAGCTGGCTCCGCTGGCCGATGAAAGTTTCTGCGTGACCTGCCTGCGCTTTGCCACGGCCTGCGGCTGGAGTGACCGGTTGCGTCTAGACTTAGTGGTCAATGACTTTGTAGCGGGAGCCGTGGCTACGGGCCGCATCAGCATCCTGAGCGACGGCTCGCCTTGGCGGCCGCTCATTCACGTGCAGGACATGGCCCGGGCCATTGAGTGGGCCATTGGCCGGCCCGCCGACGTCGGCGGTAGCTTTCTGGCCATCAATGCCGGTTCGGAAGAGTGGAACTACCAGGTGCGGGATTTGGCCGCGGCCATTGCCGCCATTATTCCCGGCACTGAAGTGGAGCTCAACCCCGCTGCCCCGCCCGACAAACGCTCATACCGCGTGGATTTCAGCCTGTTCCGCCAACTCGCCCCCAACCACCAGCCCCAGCGCACCCTGGCCGATACCATCACCGAGCTGCGCGACGGCCTGCTCGGCATGGGCTTCCGTGACCCGGAATTCCGCTCGTCGCAGCTGATGCGGCTGCGCGTGCTCACGGCCCTGGGTGAAACCGGGCAGCTGGACGAAGGGCTGAGCTGGACCGCGGAAAAAGCACCTGCGCCTGTCAAGGCTGCCGAGCCCGCCGAGTTGGCTTTGTCCTGA